The Candidatus Paracaedimonas acanthamoebae genome segment GATAGAAAACATGATGCCCTCAAGCTTTTGCTAACTCTTTCTGAGAAACAGCGTATGGATGTGGGGCTTATCCATGATGAGCTAAAATATCGTTTACGCAATGATGATCTTCAAGCTTATGCTTTTTTTAAGAAAAATAAGGCCCTCATTGAGCAGTATCCGGAAGTGTTTTGGTCGTCCCGCCATACCCTTGGGCGTGATTTAATGACCGCAGGGCGGTATCGTGAAGCCTATCAAGTCATTCATCGTCATGGCCTGATCCAAGGGGAGAAATTTGTAGAGGCAGAATGGCTTTTAGGATGGATTTCCTTGAGATTTCTTAATCAGCCCAGACAAGCTTTCCATCACTTCGATCACCTTTATCAGAAAGTGAATACACCCTATTCTCGTTCTAAAGCGGCTTATTGGGCAGGCAGAGCCGCGGATGCTCAAAAATTCCCTCAAGAAGCGCATCTCTGGTATCAAAAGTCCGCTTATTATCCCGCGACATATTATGGGCAGCTTGCGTTAAAAGCTCTTGATAAACCACAAAATTTTCATTTGAAATCCTTGTCTTTTCCGCTTTCAGAAATGCGACAGTTTGAAAGTCATGAATTTGTAAGAGCCATTAAACTATTGCATAAAGCGGGACTTGCTGAAGAACTTTTGCCTTTTGGCTATATGTTTGTCCAATCCTCGTCTCCCCATGAGGCCTTAATGATGCTTTCTTTAGCATCCTCTTTATCTCCTCAATTTGCGGTGGGAATGGCAGATAGTATGTCAATCTTTCATAACACCCATTATAAAGAAGCCTATCCCCAAGTTGATTCCAAAAAGGAAACGTCTTTGCAATGTTTAGAAGACGCGATGATTCATGCTTTAATCCGAAAAGAGAGTAAATTTAATCCCATGGCCTTAAGTCAGGCAGGGGCTTGTGGAATGATGCAAGTGATGCCGTCAACAGCGAAAATGGTGGCTCAAAAACTTGGTATTGATTTCAGCGAAACCCGCTTAAAGACGGATCCTCATTATAATATGCTGATTGGAACAGCTTATCTAAAAGAGCGTCTTGAAGATTACCAAGGATCCATTATTTTAACCCTAGCAGCCTATAATGCGGGTCCAGGTAGTGTTAGAAAATGGATAGAGCGATATGGCGATCCTCGAAATCCAGAAGTTGATCCCATTGATTGGGTCGAGAAGATACCGTATAGCGAGACGCGCAACTATATTCAGCGTGTGATGGAAAATAACGTGGTTTATCAAGCCATTTTTAAGGTAAAAGAAGAAGAATAGAAGAAACTCCCCAAAAATGGATAATTCTTGGGGAGTTAAAGAAATTATTTATTTAGTTGTCGTTAATATATCTAACAAGGTTAGATTACTTTTTAGTCTTCGTTTAAAAAGAGTTGGAGAAAGAATACCCTGAACGTCAAAGGAAATTAACGTCGTATTCTCCTTTAAAGCCTGCACTAAGGTTGGGTATTTTGAGAGTGGCTCTTCTGTTCTCATAATAGATGCTGGATCAAAAGTTATCAAAGAAAGATTTCTTAAGTGTGAATGATTCTCAATAAATGAGGCTATTCCGTCCATTGTTTTGCTCTTATATCCGTGAGGGATATTAGCACCGCGCGTGGATATGGCGAAATCTTTGAGATAGTTTAATTCTAAAAATTTAAAGAACTCAAGCCAGTTATATAATGGTTTTTCTTCAGAAGTTTTTAGTGATGTTATATCAAGTTGGGTCAGAGTTGTAAGGTTGTTAAAATTTTCTTTTACTTCAGAGTTTCCTATAAGAGACTCAGGATCTAAGTGTGCTACCGTAAGTTTCAATTTTTGAAGGCTATTTGGAAGTGTCCCTGTGAGTGAAATGAAATTTTGTTGATGTTCATCATCTTCTTGATTAGATTTTTCATATTCAAGAGAGATTTGAGTAAGTGAAGTGGCATTCTTTAAATGTTGAAAAATCCCCCCGTCATTTATTCTTGATAAAAGATGTAAATTTGTAATTCGGGTATGATGAGCAATCACCCCCATCAGATCACCTGTGCTTTCTAGAGGGAGACTATGAACATCTAATCTAAGAGAAGTAAGACCCGTATTTATGATGATAAGATCTCTTAAGAGCGTAGTGTCAGATGGCGATTCTGAAGTTTTAAATCTTAAGTAAGTAAGATTAGTTAACTGTGTGAGAGAATTTAGGGGCATGTTTATATCATCAGGGGGCAGAAGCAAAGAAAAAGAAGACAAGGAAGGGAGAAGAGTTAATTTTTCCATAATTTCTTTAAAAATAACCGTGCCTTTGCTAATCTCATCAGATGTTTCAGATGGATACACCTCGTCTATGATCACAGTAACATCTGTGAGATTAGGAGAAGATAAAATATCTTTTATTTCTTTTTCCGATTCCCAGTCTTGAAGTCTGAAATTTGCACTGCGAGGAGGAGATTTAACTAATTCATCAGATTGTGAAGATGCATACGCACCCGTAATACAAGTTGAGATAAAAAGTGTTAAAGATAAAAGTTTCATTTTAAGCATAAGACCCGCTTTTTTCTATTTGTCAAAATATATATATGAAAATGTAATTTTATGCAACTTTTTCTAATGTGCGAGAGATGCATCACTTATTTTTGTGATTAGCAAAGATACAATATTGAGTAGGACATAAAAAAAAATCCCCCGAAAACGAGGGATTTTTAAAACATTAAAAGACTTTACGATAAAACTTAAGCTGCTTCTGCGAGTTTCTGTTCTTCTGTCCAGACTTTCATTCTTCTTGCAAATACACGCTTTTTGGGCTTATCAGAAGTAACCTTTCTGACACCAGAGGTATTTACTGGCTTTGCAGTCATTTTTTTTGCTTTTGGTTGAGCAAAAACTTTTTTAACATGAAGATGGGTAGGTCTTACAGGTTCACGTAAACCTTCACGATTAAGTTGATAAAATTTTGCATTTCTTCCAACGTCGCGATACATACGATCGAGGCCATAAACATATTTATAGGCTTCCCCTTTTGTTTTAAGTTCATTGAACTTATCGTCGATTTTTTTCAAAAATTTGTCATGCTTAACTTCTGGATATAAGAACACCATTTCCAATGCAGGTAACACATTATCATCGTTGATGATTTCTGGAGAAAAGGCCTCAATTGCATTAATTTTTGCTCGATTTTTAAGTTGCTTTGCTTGAGCTTTTTCGAGCTTTTTCTGCTGTTTTTGTTGGGCATTTTCCAGCTTCTCATAGCAGCTTTTAAGAATCTTTTTCGTTTTGATCACATTTTTTGCCGTTTCCACACTGGGGAGATGTCGAAGATCATTTTCGGCAGGGCGTGACCGAAGAAAACGCAGTTCAGTGTCTTCTGAAGTTTTTGAATTTTCTGCATAAACAGATGTTATTGAGAGGGCAAGTACCGTGAAGGCAAGAGATTTAAAAAGTTTCATACTTAAACTCCATAATCCAAATATTATTTCATTGGTAAAATAAGGACGACAGAATGTCAATAAAAAATTTGTTTTGCTTCTTTGGGAATTTATTTATAGAGTGAAAGAACTCGCAGCGAGATATATCTTTTTGGGAAGGGAGACTCTCGATGAAATTAAGTGCCGTTGTTCTGATGTTTTTTACTTTTTTCAGTACTGTTTTTGCAAGCCAGGGAGACATTGTAGACGGAAATATGCCTATTTCTAGAAAAATTGGAGTGACGTCTCCTGAAAAAAAGAGTCCGAAACCCTCCAGACTAAAAGCACATACGGTGCCGAAGGCCCGAAAGAAATCGACGACAGAAGAAGATGATCCTCTCTTTGCTTTTTTAAAAGCATCTAGTAAATCAAGTAAAGAAAATACGCCCCACGAGACTGAATCTCTTCCAGAGAAGAAAACAGAAAGCTTGTGGAAGACACCTTCAACAATAGATTCATTAGTTTTGTTAGAAATTATAGAAGGTAAAAAGCCGATTCTTTCTAGAAGAGAGGCTCGGTTAAAAGAGATTAAATTTGAGGGTGTTGAAGCGACAGAAAGCAAAGCGAAAAGTATCAAAGAAGGCATTAAGAAAACGCCAGAAATCAAGGCTAAAGTAGAGAAAACAAATCTGTCAGATGGGACTAAAAGAATCAAAGCAACGGATATTCCTCCAAAAGTAATTGAGGCTGACTATTCTCTTACGCA includes the following:
- a CDS encoding lytic transglycosylase domain-containing protein yields the protein MKIKKTLLIRSKILLWGVLSSLPGIALPSIEYEYQICGDALKAAGQENWSKATLSLSGKQCPTVKKLVTYLRLKSDNSMGTFEEYTKFIGKNSKWPWIHVFKKRAELVVKKNDNPTQTLAWFKKYPPKMAKGVVAYIQALKQQGFPKEAKIILEKAWLHQDFSQDEEKILLTNYKNLISPALHLGRAQRLLRENKVEAANRLASYLPKNVRQFIKVRIALRDRKHDALKLLLTLSEKQRMDVGLIHDELKYRLRNDDLQAYAFFKKNKALIEQYPEVFWSSRHTLGRDLMTAGRYREAYQVIHRHGLIQGEKFVEAEWLLGWISLRFLNQPRQAFHHFDHLYQKVNTPYSRSKAAYWAGRAADAQKFPQEAHLWYQKSAYYPATYYGQLALKALDKPQNFHLKSLSFPLSEMRQFESHEFVRAIKLLHKAGLAEELLPFGYMFVQSSSPHEALMMLSLASSLSPQFAVGMADSMSIFHNTHYKEAYPQVDSKKETSLQCLEDAMIHALIRKESKFNPMALSQAGACGMMQVMPSTAKMVAQKLGIDFSETRLKTDPHYNMLIGTAYLKERLEDYQGSIILTLAAYNAGPGSVRKWIERYGDPRNPEVDPIDWVEKIPYSETRNYIQRVMENNVVYQAIFKVKEEE